The genomic window GAATATATCTCTCGTTTTGTCATTCTGAGCGAAGTCGAAGCAGGTTAATAAGTTACTCATCAATAAACCCATTCCCAAAACAACTAAGAAAAAACAATCTTATATTTCACTTGTTTCTTTAATACATCAATTTACAATAGTATGGAAACAAATAAGGAAAAAGGTAAAGTTGTTGAGAACGATTTGCTAGATAAAGAAGTAGAAGATGTGAGAGATCATGATTCTTTAGATGAAAATAAATCATCGAAAATAACCACAAATCTTTTTAACAAAGAGGATAAACGGAAGAATAATCCACTAGGGCCAGGACACGAACCCGGACCAACACCAGGTTCAGGAATATAATTGGTCGGAATATAATTTACGAACAAAATGACTAAATTTAAACCACAGCAATTGCTGTGGTTTTTTAGCTAAATCCCAAAATGGAAAGAAGAAATTTTATCAAAAACTCGGCATTGGCCATGGCCTTGCTTTCAATTTATAAAACAGATGTTTTTGCGCAGCAAGCGCTAATGCGTGCTTACAACTTTAAACCATTGCGCAATAATGTAGGGATATTTACCGAACAGGGCGGTACAATAGGCTGGTTAAATTCGAGCAATGGTTTTGTGGTGGTAGACGCCCAGTTCCCAACTTCGGCGCCACATGTGATCGAAGAATTAAAAAAACTAGGCGAAAAACCTTTCAAATACCTGATTAATACCCATCATCATGGCGACCATACCGCTGGCAATATCTCCTTTAAAGGATTGGCCGAAAAGGTTGTGGCGCATCAAAACTCCTTAGTTAACCAGAAAAGAGGTGCAGAGAAAGCAAATAACTTAGATAAACAGTTATTGCCTGACACTACTTTTGGAACAAAATGGGCAACAAAAGTAGGGGATGAAAACATAAAAGCTTCTTATTATGGCTCTGGTCATACCAATGGTGATGCCGTTTATCATTTTGAGCATGCAAATATTGCGCATGTAGGCGATTTGGTTTTCAACCGTAAGTTTCCTTACATTGATCGGGAAAACGGCGCACACATCGGCAATTGGATCACAGCATTGGATAAAATTCTAGCCCAGTTTGATAACGATACCCTGTTTATCTGGGGACATAGCCTAGATCCTGAAAAAGTAACAGGAAACAAAGCAGATGTTAAAGCTTTTCAAAATTACCTGCAGAACCTTTTAACTTTTGTGAGCGGAGAAATTAAAGCGGGTAAAAGCAAAGAAGACATTTTGAAAGTAAGCTCAATTCCAAATGCTACAGAATGGAAGGGAGAGGGCATTCAAAGGAGTTTAAGTGCTGCTTATGATGAGCTGAAAGGGGTTTAGTAACTAAGCTTATAAAAAATTATTAACCACAGATAAAAAGGATGTACACAGATAAGGATAATGCCTGTAAAATCTGTGTTGATCTGTGTGCATCTGTGGTTAAACAAAACAACTGTCACTGCAGCAACGAACAGCCAAATCTTTTTTCAATTTATAAACGTTCTATATTTAAAATAATCCTTTCAACGTCATTGAATTACCGTAGGCTTTAGTGTTTAACAACTATATTTGTTACAATTCAAAATCTACAGCTCATGGATGATTTTATCGCAGCCCGTTCCCAAATGGCCTTATCGTTAGGCTTCCACATCATTTTTTCCTGTATTGGCATGGTTATGCCTTTCTTTATGGCCGTATCGCATTATAAATGGCTTAAAACAAACGATGAGGTATATAAAAACCTTACTAAGGCCTGGAGTAAAGGTGTAGCCATCTTCTTCGCTACCGGCGCGGTATCGGGCACCATGTTATCTTTCGAATTAGGCTTGCTCTGGCCAAAATTTATGGATCATGCAGGACCAATCTTCGGGATGCCTTTTTCGCTAGAAGGAACAGCCTTTTTTATCGAAGCAATAGCCCTCGGCTTTTTCTTGTATGGATGGAATAAGTTAAATAAATGGTTTCATTGGTTTACCGGGATGGTTGTAGGGGTAAGTGGTTTAGCCTCCGGAATTTTGGTGGTTGCCGCAAATGCATGGATGAACAGTCCGGCGGGTTTTGATTTTGTAAACGGGCAATACCTGAATATCGATCCCATACGGGCCATGTTCAATAAAGCTTGGTTTAGTCAGGCATTGCACATGTGCTTGGCCGCATTTACCGCTACGGGCTTTGCGGTGGCAGGTGTACATGCTTTAATGATCCTGAGAGACCGAAATAAAGAATTTCATTTAAAAGCCTTTAAAATAGCGGCCATATTTGCTTGTATCGGTGCCTTATTGCAGCCTTTAAGTGGCGATATTTCGGCAAAAGATGTAGCCAAAAGGCAACCTGCTAAACTTGCAGCTATGGAGGCATTATACAAAACCGAAAAACCTGCCCCGCTATTGATTGGTGGAATTGTGAACGAGAAAGATAAAACCGTGAAAGGTGCAATCGAAATTCCAGGTGCTTTAAGTTTCCTGGCGCATGGCGATTTCAGCGCTGAGGTAAAGGGCTTAGATCAGATTCCAGAAAACGAGCATCCTCCGGTAGCCATCACCCATTATGCTTTCCAGATTATGGTTGGAATTGGCACGCTACTACTTTTAGTATCCTTAACTTATTTTTTCA from Flavobacterium sp. W4I14 includes these protein-coding regions:
- a CDS encoding glyoxylase-like metal-dependent hydrolase (beta-lactamase superfamily II) (product_source=COG0491; cath_funfam=3.60.15.10; cog=COG0491; pfam=PF00753; smart=SM00849; superfamily=56281) gives rise to the protein MERRNFIKNSALAMALLSIYKTDVFAQQALMRAYNFKPLRNNVGIFTEQGGTIGWLNSSNGFVVVDAQFPTSAPHVIEELKKLGEKPFKYLINTHHHGDHTAGNISFKGLAEKVVAHQNSLVNQKRGAEKANNLDKQLLPDTTFGTKWATKVGDENIKASYYGSGHTNGDAVYHFEHANIAHVGDLVFNRKFPYIDRENGAHIGNWITALDKILAQFDNDTLFIWGHSLDPEKVTGNKADVKAFQNYLQNLLTFVSGEIKAGKSKEDILKVSSIPNATEWKGEGIQRSLSAAYDELKGV
- a CDS encoding hypothetical protein (product_source=Hypo-rule applied), which produces METNKEKGKVVENDLLDKEVEDVRDHDSLDENKSSKITTNLFNKEDKRKNNPLGPGHEPGPTPGSGI
- a CDS encoding cytochrome d ubiquinol oxidase subunit I (product_source=KO:K00425; cog=COG1271; ko=KO:K00425; pfam=PF01654; transmembrane_helix_parts=Outside_1_14,TMhelix_15_37,Inside_38_56,TMhelix_57_79,Outside_80_93,TMhelix_94_116,Inside_117_122,TMhelix_123_145,Outside_146_180,TMhelix_181_203,Inside_204_214,TMhelix_215_234,Outside_235_318,TMhelix_319_341,Inside_342_352,TMhelix_353_375,Outside_376_400,TMhelix_401_423,Inside_424_439), with translation MDDFIAARSQMALSLGFHIIFSCIGMVMPFFMAVSHYKWLKTNDEVYKNLTKAWSKGVAIFFATGAVSGTMLSFELGLLWPKFMDHAGPIFGMPFSLEGTAFFIEAIALGFFLYGWNKLNKWFHWFTGMVVGVSGLASGILVVAANAWMNSPAGFDFVNGQYLNIDPIRAMFNKAWFSQALHMCLAAFTATGFAVAGVHALMILRDRNKEFHLKAFKIAAIFACIGALLQPLSGDISAKDVAKRQPAKLAAMEALYKTEKPAPLLIGGIVNEKDKTVKGAIEIPGALSFLAHGDFSAEVKGLDQIPENEHPPVAITHYAFQIMVGIGTLLLLVSLTYFFTLFKKKPLTEKRWLLKLFVVAIPLGYIALEAGWVVTEVGRQPWIIYGVMRTKDAVTPMPGVAYSFYIFSAIYVSLSLIVTFLLYRQIKMVPVLYNKSETK